The Porphyromonas pogonae genome segment ATAAACAGTTTTACTAAGAAGCCGGATTGTATTCTCTTTTATGTTATTCCCTCAAAAGAGGTTGAGATTCGCTTTTTATTAATTATGATGTTTTGAGGGTTGCATTATAGGTATACAAATTCTGTCAGAGGTTTTCTTATTTTTCCTCTAGTTATACATGCTCATTGTAGTTGTGCTGAAGCTTTATTAAGTTCCGTGAGCATCTTCATCATAGTCTTCTTTGTAGCAGGGTCTTTCTCTGCTATAGCAGCAGCCGATAGAGCCGGTTGGAGTCGTAAATATCTGCATTTGACTATTAATTCGGCTGTACGTATCTTAACTCTTGCATCATCATCGAAAAGTAATCCTTTTATCCATTCTTTTGCATCCCATGAAACAATTTTATCGAAATATTCCAATGCTTTCAGCTTTTCTTCTGCGTTTCCGTAGATAAGCTTTTTGTAATGTGCTTTTTCTTCTTTGAGCATCGCTTCTGTACATATGATCTCTTTTCCATATACATTGGGAGCAACTGCTTGTGCAGAATATGGTATCAATTTCTTATTTAAGGTATACCTGATGAGGCGGGGGATTGTCCATTGCATTCCCGGAGTAGCTTCAGGATGACCGACGATAGAGATAACTTTGCCTTTGTCATAATTTGTTTTGATGATGAATGGTTTATCGGTAGTCATACCTGCCGGTGCACCTCCCTCACTATGTACATCGCTTTTCATTACGGCCATAGTTTCGTAAGGCATGCCTGAATTATGAGGAATTAATACCGGGCCTTCATAGTACATCATATATGCTATATCATTACCGGATAATTCAGGAAATATTTTTTTGCCCTCCTCAGAGAGTGCAACTTTGCACAAGCCGTGTCCTCGGTTATCATGTTCAATGTCGATAGCTTGTGCTCCTGACATAGACAAACAGGAATATTCTGGAGTGGATGATAGCATATAAGCCCCTGCACAAATACCCATGAGTGATCCACCTTGTGAGACATAACTTTTTAGCTTATTCCTATTATATCCTCCCATATCAAGATATTGCTTGCTGCCACTTCCTCCCGGAATAATAATTATATCATACTGTTTTATCTGTGATGTGG includes the following:
- a CDS encoding BPL-N domain-containing protein, producing the protein MTYITKNIKKLFILTLLLCGNVALAQDKTINVGVFKGFGGAVECVEEAYYSCLIDPDMKVNYITPEQLATSQIKQYDIIIIPGGSGSKQYLDMGGYNRNKLKSYVSQGGSLMGICAGAYMLSSTPEYSCLSMSGAQAIDIEHDNRGHGLCKVALSEEGKKIFPELSGNDIAYMMYYEGPVLIPHNSGMPYETMAVMKSDVHSEGGAPAGMTTDKPFIIKTNYDKGKVISIVGHPEATPGMQWTIPRLIRYTLNKKLIPYSAQAVAPNVYGKEIICTEAMLKEEKAHYKKLIYGNAEEKLKALEYFDKIVSWDAKEWIKGLLFDDDARVKIRTAELIVKCRYLRLQPALSAAAIAEKDPATKKTMMKMLTELNKASAQLQ